In Eleutherodactylus coqui strain aEleCoq1 chromosome 4, aEleCoq1.hap1, whole genome shotgun sequence, the following are encoded in one genomic region:
- the LOC136624472 gene encoding gastrula zinc finger protein XlCGF66.1-like, giving the protein MERNRDKMAESLFTLTLEMLFQLTGEDYTVVKKTSSDGCQAPVSDGWGRPLSPITGPPPRPLILEEINEQKILELINKMIELVTGEVPIRCQDFTVYFSMEEWEYLEGHKDLYKDVMMEDHQPPLSPGNRQD; this is encoded by the exons atggagaggaaccgggacaagatggcggagagtttattcaccctcaccctagagatgctcttccagcttacaggagag gattacacggtagtgaagaagacttctagtgatggctgtcaggccccggtgtctgatggatggggaagacccctgagcccaatcacagggcctccacctcgccccctgatactggaggagatcaatgagcagaagatcctagaactcatcaacaagatgattgagctggtgactggagag gttcctataaggtgtcaggacttcactgtctatttctccatggaggagtgggagtatttagaaggacacaaggatctgtacaaggacgtcatgatggaggaccaccagccccccctatcaccaggtaatagacaggactaa